TCTTTTTCCATCAACCATTACTACAGTCCATCCATCATCGAGCGTAGATACCTGCCAATCACCTTCGCAGATCATAACCTCTACTGCCAAAGTCATGCCAGATGTTATTCTTACTCCAGTACCAGGTTTTCCATAATTTGGTATCTCGGGTTCTTCATGTAACTGTCTTCCTATACCATGTCCCACATAATCTCGAATAACATTGAACCCATTCGCTTCGACAAAGCTCTGTATGGTATAGGAAATATCACCGATTCTTGCACCATTTTTTGCAACCGATATAGCTCTATTCAAAGCCTCACGTCCAACTTCCATCAATTTTTTACCAACTTCATCGATATCTGATACATAATATGTCACTGCTCCATCTCCGTAGAGTCCTTCATATATGGCACCCAAGTCAACAGAAACTATATCTCCCTTTTTGAAAACCTTACTTTTCAAAGGTGCACCATGCAAAACTTCTTCATTCACAGAGACACAAGTTGCGTATTTATAGCCTCTGTAGCCTTTGAAAGCAGGTTTCACATTCAGTTCTTTAAATCTTTTTAAGGTAAAATCCTCGATATCATGAGCGGTTGCTCCCTCGACTATGACATCTTTGATCTCTTTAAGCACAATTCCAACGGCATAACATGCTTTAGACATCCGCTCAAGTTCACTTTCAGATTTAATTCTGATCAAGATATCACCTTTTCTAAAACTTTAATTACCTGACTTGCCAAGTCTTGATGGTCGATCTCAGAATTTACTCGGATTAGAATATTTCTATCTTGGTAGTAACTCACCAATGGTTCTGTCATCTCATGATACAAACGATAACGTTTTCTGACAACTTCTTCTTTATCATCGTCTCTGATTATAAGTTTTACTCCACAATCATCACACAATTCATCATTCTTAGGACGCATTGAAATCATGTTGTAAATTCTTCCACATTTTGGACACACTCTTCTACTTGTGAGTCTTTTGACAACTGTCTGTTCACTTATCTCCAAATAAATCACCGCGTCCAATTTTGCTGACATCTTCAGTAGGATTTCATCCAATGCAATGGCTTGTGGAACCGTTCTTGGATAACCGTCGAATATAAAACCATTCTGACAATCACTCTTGCTCAATCTTTGTTCAACCACTTGGTTGACAATTTCATCTGGTACAAGTGATCCAGACTCTAAGATACCCTGAACTTTACGTCCTAACTCCGTGCCAGCAGCCACAGCTTCTCTAAACATATCTCCTGTAGATATATGAGGAATTCGAAAATGACTCATCAAATCCTTAGCAAGTGTTCCTTTTCCTGCACCCGGTGCTCCAAGCAAGACTATCCTCATCTTCCCTTTATCCTTCCTTTTTTGATAAAACCTTCATAATGTCTCATAATCAAATGCGCTTCCATTTGTTGTAAAACATCAAGAGCAACACCAACAGCGATCAATGTCGATGTCCCTCCCACAACTATATCCACTTTTGTAACTCCTTGCACAAGATGTGGTAAGAGCGCGATAGCAACCAAGAAAATCGCTCCCATGAAAGTAACCCTGTTGACTATTTTTTGAATGTAATCTTCTGTTGGTTTTCCAGGTCTTATACCAGGTATGAATCCACCATATTTTCTCACATTTTCCGAGACGTCGTGTGGATCAAAAACAACAACGCTGTAAAAATATGTAAAGAAGAAAACCATTACACCGTACAGAATTATATATAAAGCACTACCAGGTCCTAAAAGACGCCTGAGAAGATCCCAACCAGCCATTTGAGCAACCGCAGCGGGAATCATCAGTATGGCACTTGCAAAGATTATAGGTATAACTCCTCCTTGATTCACTTTCACAGGTATATATGTTGAGGCACCACCATAAACTCTTCTCCCCGTTACTCGCGTTGCATACTGAATCGTTATACGTCTTTCCGCTTGTTGTACATATATCACACCAGCAACGGTAACCAAAGCAACGACTATGAGAAAGATCCAACCAAAAATATTCAACCTTCCCAAGAGGATCCTGGCAAAATAATCTGGATACCTGGCAACAATACCGGCAAAAATCAATATCGATATACCATTTCCTATACCTCGTTCAGTGATTCTATCACCAAGCCAAAGTAGGAACATTGTACCAGCCAACATGGAAATTGTTGAAACTATCACAAAAGAAAGTGGGTTCAACCCATAGGCAACAATGTCGGGATTTTGTCTAACCAAACTAAAAGAAACTATGAACGACTGGAAAGCACCGAGCACTATCGTCAAATTTCTTGTGTATTGAGCAAATTTCTTTCTTCCCTCTTCACCCTCACGCAAAATATCGCGAAGTTTCGGGATGACAGAAGAAAGTAATTGCAAAACGATCGAAGCATTTATATAAGGAGTCACACTCATAGCAAAAATCGAAAAATTCTCCAGAGCTCCTCCTGTGAAAACATCGTAAAAACTCAATATGCCTCCTGCCGCACCTTCACCGAATCTCTTGAAAGCCTCACCCCATGCCTGGATGTTTATTCCAGGTATAGGAATATAAACACCCAGCCTAAAGACAATCAAGGTGGCAATCGTGAAAAAAATCCTATCCCGCAATTCTGGTATCTTGAAGGCATTTTGCAATGCTTTCCACACGCTATATCACCTCTGTCTTACCACCAACCATCTCTATTGACTTCTTGGCGGTTTTACTAAATGCGTGCGCTCTGACTATCAAGGGTTTCGTCAGTTCACCACTGCCGAGTATCTTAATACCATCTCTGAGGTCTTTTACCAAACCTTTTTTGATAAGAGTCTCAGGTGTAACCTCTTCATTCGCTTCGAATTTCTCTTCAAGAGACCTTATATTAACTACAGCATAATCTTTGTGTGTGAAACTTTTGAAACCAACTTTTGGCAACCTTCTGTGTAATGGAGTTTGTCCACCTTCTAACCACAAATGAACCTTTCCAGAACCACGTGACTTCTGACCTTTGTGACCTCTTCCACCTGTTTTACCAAGACCAGAACCAATTCCACGCCCAATTCTCTTTCGTTCTTTGACCGAACCTGGGGTAGGTTTTAGATCATGTAGCTCTAACATCGTTCATTCCTCCTCTTTTCGGAGCTCTTCAACCTTTACAAGATGTCTAATCTTATTGATCATGCCTCTGATCTGAGGATTGTCTTGTTTGACAACTCTATCATGTAATTTTTTCAAACCAAGAGCCTTTACGGTTTGCTTCTGATCATATTTGTATCCAACAGGACTTCTGACTAACTCAATCACGATCTTTGACATCCTCAGACCTCCTTCCTCGTTCCGTGAAGAACTTGACTTATCGTTATATCTCGAAGCTTAGCAGCTTTATCTGGTGAAACCAGAGTCTTAAGGCCATTCAAAGTGGCAAGGGCTAAATTGACCGCCGTAGATGAACCAAGCGATTTCGTTAAGATATTTTGTATACCAGCAAGTTCAACGACAGCTCTAACAGTGCTACCCGCAATAATTCCAGTTCCAGGAGCAGCAGGTTTAAGAAGTACCTTAGAAGCATCCTGTTTTCCAACAACTTCATGAGGTATGGTGTTTTTATACAAAGGAACGTCTATAATAGCCGATCGAGCAGCACTTATCGCCTTTCTTATGGCGTCAGGTACCTCTCTTGCCTTACCCAAACCTACACCGACTTTGCCTTTCCTATTTCCAACAACGGCAAGGACTCTGAAACTCAAAGTTTTTCCACCTTTTGTCACTTTTGCTGTACGTTTTATTTCAACAATACGTTCTTCAAACTCTTCTGATTCTTTCTTTATCAATTCTTCTTCGAGTATTTCATCCATTCTCTTGCACACCTCCTTAGAACTTCAGTCCGACTTCTCTTGCAGCATCGGCGAGTTCCTTAATTCTCCCGTGGTACTTGAAACCTCCACGGTCGAAGACCACTTGATCTATACCCTTTGCCAACGCTCGTTGGGCAATCAATTTCCCAACTTCTCTTGCTGCCTCTTTGTTATATGTTTTAGTTATTTTTTGCCTCAATTCTGGATCAAGTGTAGATGCTGAGAGAATTGTATGGCCTTTCATATCGTCAATCAATTGCACGTAAATATGCTTTTCACTTCTAAAAACTGACAATCTTGGCCTTTCAGCAGTACCGAAAACCTTTTTTCTTATTCTCAAATGCCTCCTGATTCTCTGTAGTCTTCTATCCTGTTTCTTAATCACACTATATGCCCCCTTTATTTTTTCTTACCTTCTTTATGCCTTATCAATTCGTCCTTATATTTGATTCCTTTGCCACTGTAAACGTTAACTTCTCGCCATGATCTTATTTGCGCAGCAAACTGTCCAACCGCCTGCTTGTCAATACCTTTTACAACTATGATATTCGGTGCAGGGGTCTCAACCGTCACATTCACAGGTGGCTCAAGAACTACAGGATGGGTATACCCAACCTGAAGCGATAACTTGTTTCCTTGCATTTGCGCTCTGTACCCTACTCCAAGTATCTCAAGTTGTTTTTCAAAACCACTTGTCACTCCTTGAACCATATTTCGTATCAACGACCAGTAAGTCCCTTGATAAGTCTTAAGGATCTTTCTTTGAGATTTACGAACAATAGTCGTCTCATTTTGTTCCACATGTATTTTGTTATCCTCGAGGTTTATTTTCACAAATTCTGGAAAACTCCGTGACAAGGTACCTTTAGGACCTTTAACAGTTATAGTATTATTTTCTATCTGAACTTGCACACCTTTGGGTATTAATATTGGTTTCTTTCCCAGCTTTGACACATCCTTCACCTCCTTACCAAATGTAGGCGATAATCTCTCCTCCGACTCCAAGGTTTCGTGCTTCTTTATCGCTAATAACACCTTTTGAAGTCGTGAGAATAGCTACTCCAATGCCATTCTTCACTTTTGGAATTTCATCTTTTGCCACATATAAACGTCTACCAGGTTTTGAAACTCTGACAATTCCCTTGATGACTCTTTCTTTGTTTCTTCTTTGCCCTTTGTATTTCATGTGTATTCTGAGAATTCCTTGTTTTCCATCTTCTATGTATTTGTAGTCTTGAATAAATCCTTCTCTTTTCAAAATCTCACATATTGCCTTCTTCATATTAGAAGCAGGAACATCCACATATTCTTTGAAGACAACATTTGCATTCCTTATTCTCGTGAGCATATCAGCTATCGGGTCACTCCACATCATTCTCCCTCCCTTACCAGCTTGCTTTTTTTACACCAGGGAGTTTGCCCTCGAGAACCATCTTTCTAAAGCAAACTCTGCATAGACCAAATTCACGATAAACTGCCTTGGGTCTCCCACACATTGAGCATCTTGTGTATTCACGAACTTTGAATTTTTTTGGTCTTTTCCACCTCTCTATGATTCCCTTTCG
The DNA window shown above is from Thermotoga profunda AZM34c06 and carries:
- a CDS encoding type Z 30S ribosomal protein S14, producing the protein MPRKGIIERWKRPKKFKVREYTRCSMCGRPKAVYREFGLCRVCFRKMVLEGKLPGVKKASW
- the rpsE gene encoding 30S ribosomal protein S5, whose protein sequence is MDEILEEELIKKESEEFEERIVEIKRTAKVTKGGKTLSFRVLAVVGNRKGKVGVGLGKAREVPDAIRKAISAARSAIIDVPLYKNTIPHEVVGKQDASKVLLKPAAPGTGIIAGSTVRAVVELAGIQNILTKSLGSSTAVNLALATLNGLKTLVSPDKAAKLRDITISQVLHGTRKEV
- the map gene encoding type I methionyl aminopeptidase; this translates as MIRIKSESELERMSKACYAVGIVLKEIKDVIVEGATAHDIEDFTLKRFKELNVKPAFKGYRGYKYATCVSVNEEVLHGAPLKSKVFKKGDIVSVDLGAIYEGLYGDGAVTYYVSDIDEVGKKLMEVGREALNRAISVAKNGARIGDISYTIQSFVEANGFNVIRDYVGHGIGRQLHEEPEIPNYGKPGTGVRITSGMTLAVEVMICEGDWQVSTLDDGWTVVMVDGKRSVHYEHTILVTDTQAKVLTQF
- the secY gene encoding preprotein translocase subunit SecY, translated to MWKALQNAFKIPELRDRIFFTIATLIVFRLGVYIPIPGINIQAWGEAFKRFGEGAAGGILSFYDVFTGGALENFSIFAMSVTPYINASIVLQLLSSVIPKLRDILREGEEGRKKFAQYTRNLTIVLGAFQSFIVSFSLVRQNPDIVAYGLNPLSFVIVSTISMLAGTMFLLWLGDRITERGIGNGISILIFAGIVARYPDYFARILLGRLNIFGWIFLIVVALVTVAGVIYVQQAERRITIQYATRVTGRRVYGGASTYIPVKVNQGGVIPIIFASAILMIPAAVAQMAGWDLLRRLLGPGSALYIILYGVMVFFFTYFYSVVVFDPHDVSENVRKYGGFIPGIRPGKPTEDYIQKIVNRVTFMGAIFLVAIALLPHLVQGVTKVDIVVGGTSTLIAVGVALDVLQQMEAHLIMRHYEGFIKKGRIKGR
- a CDS encoding adenylate kinase, which gives rise to MRIVLLGAPGAGKGTLAKDLMSHFRIPHISTGDMFREAVAAGTELGRKVQGILESGSLVPDEIVNQVVEQRLSKSDCQNGFIFDGYPRTVPQAIALDEILLKMSAKLDAVIYLEISEQTVVKRLTSRRVCPKCGRIYNMISMRPKNDELCDDCGVKLIIRDDDKEEVVRKRYRLYHEMTEPLVSYYQDRNILIRVNSEIDHQDLASQVIKVLEKVIS
- the rpmD gene encoding 50S ribosomal protein L30, with protein sequence MSKIVIELVRSPVGYKYDQKQTVKALGLKKLHDRVVKQDNPQIRGMINKIRHLVKVEELRKEEE
- the rplO gene encoding 50S ribosomal protein L15, whose product is MLELHDLKPTPGSVKERKRIGRGIGSGLGKTGGRGHKGQKSRGSGKVHLWLEGGQTPLHRRLPKVGFKSFTHKDYAVVNIRSLEEKFEANEEVTPETLIKKGLVKDLRDGIKILGSGELTKPLIVRAHAFSKTAKKSIEMVGGKTEVI
- the rpsH gene encoding 30S ribosomal protein S8; this translates as MWSDPIADMLTRIRNANVVFKEYVDVPASNMKKAICEILKREGFIQDYKYIEDGKQGILRIHMKYKGQRRNKERVIKGIVRVSKPGRRLYVAKDEIPKVKNGIGVAILTTSKGVISDKEARNLGVGGEIIAYIW
- the rplR gene encoding 50S ribosomal protein L18; its protein translation is MIKKQDRRLQRIRRHLRIRKKVFGTAERPRLSVFRSEKHIYVQLIDDMKGHTILSASTLDPELRQKITKTYNKEAAREVGKLIAQRALAKGIDQVVFDRGGFKYHGRIKELADAAREVGLKF
- the rplF gene encoding 50S ribosomal protein L6 — protein: MSKLGKKPILIPKGVQVQIENNTITVKGPKGTLSRSFPEFVKINLEDNKIHVEQNETTIVRKSQRKILKTYQGTYWSLIRNMVQGVTSGFEKQLEILGVGYRAQMQGNKLSLQVGYTHPVVLEPPVNVTVETPAPNIIVVKGIDKQAVGQFAAQIRSWREVNVYSGKGIKYKDELIRHKEGKKK